The Brachyspira aalborgi genome has a segment encoding these proteins:
- a CDS encoding DNA translocase FtsK, with translation MIKFNKNNYNDRNSIFDVVGFLCLLFAGILLLSYFSINKESITLNDNISQNLLGIFGAYISVYSFLAFGYSSFIFPAFFIYVGISVILKNSSNKISLSALGSFILMILLSVLFDITLGESIFYKKGGMMGKVIGESLISLFGKTGAFVMVISGLIILTIIFAKVSIIDSLNSLKNILGKIDLKKIKDFESKIINENINKTNSDNNKNEKLKTKDYLPIFYKKEISEMSFSSIPFIEKVKQSNNYFNSFSFNEDDFREKLKRKNNSFESFFSGLKKSSDYNNDDKKIDSIVNGLKNNNFNVNTMESEEEDLGTSLAKAVFGNDYKNNIERKNNDFLSNYSLNNKNDSLNNFKDEEELELDFNINRARVSEFKRAIYEDSIYSKYARYDKTNNFIKANRTISDDYSEYLLRKKYKENNSNNFLNKKEEDNLQSYNLEEHNFENKIDKKEELNRKKEDILSKLRNMVNKNKEPNYNKEYVSASDLDRPFEFNMGYASKREYNRADHIPTNYNNYNADDKLEDFDLDEEELYNTDNNYIEDVKIKEIDNHFIDENKNAFNNFNNAENTNFKEIKENNNELATFINIESDKKVNIINDNHKAIIRKHSDDLDLIQSNFDAKYVDKHYKHPPFDLLNRAIPINDNAMMESIKQTALQLENTLLDFNIEAKVTGVSRGPVITRYELELAAGTRVSKISNLTDNIALALASESVRIIAPIPGRSVIGIEIPNKVRNAVYLREVLESVDFRNSKLDIPFVLGKGIYGNNVVSDMSEAPHLLVAGTTGSGKSVCLSTIILSLLYKFRPDELKFIFVDKKRVELSIYNGIPHLMSPVVSDEKKATIVLRYIVDIMEKRYERMERFFVRNVKTYNEKVKQLIKEGETEFNGEPLELFPYIVLVIDELHNLMVVASKEVEDLISRLAGMSRAVGIHLIIATQRPSADVVTGVIKANLPTRVAFQVPNKTNSRIIIDMSGAEQLLGKGDALFCASGSQMPERIQGAFVSDNEVKKVVDYLSGEMSPMFDESLIAALEGSDGDDRNSDEENILDEELWEDAVKLVTRTGKASASFLQRRLKIGYNRAARIIEIMERQGIVGPENGSKPREVLISLEE, from the coding sequence ATGATTAAATTTAATAAAAATAATTATAACGATAGAAATTCAATATTCGATGTTGTTGGTTTTTTATGCTTGCTTTTTGCAGGAATTTTATTATTGTCGTATTTCAGTATAAATAAAGAAAGTATAACTTTAAATGATAATATATCGCAGAATTTACTTGGAATATTCGGAGCTTATATTTCGGTTTATTCGTTTTTAGCTTTCGGTTATTCTTCTTTTATTTTTCCCGCATTTTTTATATATGTCGGAATTAGCGTTATACTTAAAAATTCTTCAAATAAAATTTCTCTGTCGGCTTTAGGCTCTTTTATTTTAATGATATTATTGAGCGTTCTTTTCGATATAACTTTGGGAGAGAGTATTTTTTATAAGAAAGGCGGAATGATGGGAAAGGTTATAGGAGAAAGTTTAATTTCTTTATTTGGAAAAACGGGCGCTTTTGTAATGGTAATTTCGGGATTGATTATTTTAACTATTATATTTGCTAAAGTTTCAATAATCGATTCTTTAAATTCTCTTAAAAATATTTTAGGAAAAATTGACTTAAAAAAAATAAAAGATTTTGAAAGTAAAATAATAAATGAAAATATAAATAAAACTAATTCAGATAATAATAAGAATGAAAAACTTAAAACTAAAGATTATTTGCCGATTTTTTATAAAAAAGAAATTTCAGAAATGAGTTTTAGCTCTATTCCGTTTATAGAAAAAGTAAAACAATCTAATAATTATTTTAATTCTTTTTCTTTTAATGAAGATGATTTTAGAGAAAAATTAAAAAGAAAAAATAATTCTTTTGAAAGTTTTTTTAGCGGTTTAAAAAAATCTTCAGATTATAATAATGACGATAAAAAAATAGACAGTATTGTAAACGGTTTGAAGAATAATAATTTTAATGTAAATACTATGGAAAGCGAGGAAGAAGATTTAGGAACTTCTTTGGCAAAAGCGGTATTCGGTAACGATTATAAAAACAATATAGAAAGAAAAAATAACGATTTTTTATCTAACTATTCTTTAAATAATAAAAACGATAGTTTAAATAATTTTAAAGACGAAGAAGAATTAGAATTAGACTTTAATATCAACAGAGCGAGAGTATCGGAATTTAAAAGAGCGATTTATGAAGATTCTATTTATTCAAAATATGCAAGATACGACAAAACAAATAATTTTATTAAAGCCAATAGAACCATATCGGACGATTATAGCGAATATTTATTAAGAAAAAAATATAAAGAAAATAATTCAAATAATTTCTTAAATAAAAAAGAAGAAGATAATTTGCAAAGTTATAATTTAGAAGAACATAATTTTGAAAATAAAATTGATAAAAAAGAAGAACTTAATCGCAAGAAAGAGGATATTCTTTCAAAATTAAGAAATATGGTTAATAAAAATAAAGAGCCAAATTATAATAAAGAATATGTTTCCGCATCCGATTTGGATAGACCTTTTGAATTTAATATGGGATATGCTTCAAAGCGAGAATATAATAGAGCGGACCATATACCTACAAATTATAATAATTATAATGCAGATGATAAACTTGAAGATTTTGATTTGGATGAAGAAGAATTATACAATACGGATAATAATTATATAGAAGATGTAAAGATAAAAGAAATTGATAATCATTTTATAGACGAAAATAAAAATGCATTTAATAATTTTAATAATGCGGAAAATACTAATTTTAAAGAGATAAAAGAAAATAATAACGAATTAGCGACTTTTATAAATATAGAATCCGATAAAAAAGTTAATATTATAAACGATAATCATAAAGCGATAATTAGAAAACATAGCGATGATTTAGATTTAATTCAATCTAATTTTGACGCTAAATATGTAGATAAACATTATAAACATCCGCCATTTGATTTATTAAATAGAGCGATTCCAATTAACGATAACGCTATGATGGAATCGATAAAACAAACCGCATTGCAACTTGAAAATACTTTGCTTGATTTTAATATCGAGGCTAAAGTTACGGGAGTTTCGCGGGGACCAGTTATTACGAGATACGAACTTGAACTTGCAGCTGGAACGAGAGTTTCAAAAATATCAAATCTTACGGATAATATAGCTTTGGCTTTGGCTTCAGAGAGCGTTAGAATAATTGCGCCGATTCCCGGTCGTTCGGTTATTGGAATTGAAATACCGAATAAAGTGAGAAACGCCGTTTATTTGAGAGAAGTTTTGGAAAGCGTGGATTTTAGGAATTCTAAATTAGATATTCCATTCGTTTTGGGAAAAGGAATTTACGGAAATAATGTAGTTTCGGATATGTCGGAAGCGCCTCATCTTTTGGTTGCAGGAACTACAGGAAGCGGAAAGAGCGTTTGTTTGTCTACAATAATTCTTTCGCTTTTGTATAAATTCCGTCCCGATGAACTTAAATTTATATTTGTAGATAAAAAGAGAGTAGAACTTTCAATTTATAATGGAATTCCGCATTTAATGTCGCCTGTAGTTTCTGACGAAAAAAAGGCTACAATCGTTTTGAGATATATTGTAGATATAATGGAAAAACGATACGAAAGAATGGAGAGATTTTTTGTTAGAAATGTTAAAACTTATAACGAAAAAGTAAAACAACTTATAAAAGAAGGCGAAACGGAATTTAACGGCGAGCCTTTAGAATTATTTCCTTATATAGTTTTAGTTATAGACGAACTTCACAATTTGATGGTTGTCGCTTCAAAAGAAGTGGAAGATTTAATTTCGCGTTTGGCGGGAATGAGTAGAGCGGTTGGAATACATTTGATAATTGCCACTCAAAGACCTTCGGCGGATGTTGTGACGGGAGTTATTAAGGCTAATTTGCCTACAAGAGTCGCTTTTCAAGTGCCGAATAAAACTAATTCAAGAATCATAATAGATATGTCTGGAGCGGAACAACTTTTAGGAAAAGGAGACGCTTTATTTTGCGCATCGGGAAGCCAAATGCCCGAGAGAATTCAAGGCGCTTTTGTTTCCGATAACGAGGTTAAAAAAGTTGTCGATTATTTATCGGGAGAAATGTCGCCTATGTTTGACGAGAGTTTAATAGCCGCTTTGGAAGGAAGCGATGGAGACGATAGAAATTCTGACGAAGAAAATATACTTGACGAAGAGTTATGGGAAGATGCAGTTAAACTTGTGACAAGAACAGGAAAAGCGAGCGCGTCTTTTTTACAACGCAGATTAAAAATTGGATATAATCGAGCCGCAAGAATAATTGAAATAATGGAAAGGCAGGGAATAGTAGGTCCTGAAAACGGAAGCAAACCGAGAGAAGTTTTAATTTCGTTGGAAGAATAA
- a CDS encoding undecaprenyl-diphosphate phosphatase: protein MIKPIILGLIQAITEFLPVSSSGHLRVAEYFLNFNANNILSFEIALHFGTFLATCLIFRKDIINTIKGFFLGLNNFKYSSEHNEYFRIAIMIIIASIPIAIVGLFLEKYLSNLPLNRIGLNLIITGSILLLTRKTDSITEKKDAFTTTYYNVFMIGIAQALAVFPGISRSGMTISVALFLGLNRDFAGRFSFLISLPAIFGALLLSLKDLKDFNIVYAIAGLITSFVFGIIALKFLLLFLKRGKLFHFGFYCIIVGFAVYLYFTNVAVN from the coding sequence ATGATAAAACCGATAATTTTAGGATTGATACAAGCGATAACGGAATTTTTACCCGTTTCAAGTTCGGGGCATTTGAGAGTAGCGGAATATTTTCTTAACTTTAACGCTAATAATATTCTATCTTTTGAAATAGCGCTTCATTTTGGAACTTTTTTGGCAACATGTTTAATTTTTAGAAAAGACATTATAAATACTATTAAAGGATTTTTTTTAGGATTAAATAATTTCAAATATTCAAGCGAGCATAACGAATATTTTAGAATAGCGATTATGATTATAATAGCGTCTATTCCAATAGCTATAGTCGGACTTTTTTTAGAAAAATATTTAAGCAATTTGCCATTAAACAGAATAGGATTAAATCTTATAATAACGGGTTCTATACTTTTATTAACAAGAAAGACGGATTCTATAACCGAAAAAAAAGACGCTTTTACAACTACTTATTATAATGTTTTTATGATAGGAATAGCTCAAGCTTTGGCGGTTTTTCCTGGAATTTCAAGGTCGGGAATGACTATAAGCGTAGCGTTATTTTTAGGATTAAATAGAGATTTTGCAGGGAGATTTTCTTTTTTAATATCTTTGCCTGCAATATTCGGAGCTTTGCTTTTGTCGTTAAAAGATTTGAAAGATTTTAATATCGTTTATGCAATTGCTGGACTAATAACTTCTTTCGTATTTGGAATTATAGCTTTAAAGTTTTTATTATTATTTTTGAAACGAGGGAAACTTTTTCATTTCGGTTTTTACTGCATTATAGTAGGGTTTGCCGTATATTTATATTTTACAAATGTTGCCGTTAATTAG
- a CDS encoding AAA family ATPase, with protein sequence MEEKIAKLKIFEDRNEKDRNNVNIQIDNLKIIIAKRTREVLEKINPQAYKTPQSYTKASIQNVQFYNAQLLDSNEFDEIKKLTINNKPNEINIYNFNLIDKVSFNISELNKILKETPENYAIEKFKNDIELENFARTALKIKNNSPQEYNDKCPLCGQSIIQVKLWETLEKHFNKEYDNFVKKLEEYADFFESVKNEVNNFKKWLNENLINSKLMLEKGINIDELRQEYINLTETFNIYLDNTIINTIQEKIKSPNRDDIDIELNHDFNRSIEILQSNKIKDIIDYHNKQQSEYKSIIEENIIKIINHFIAEKKDSFLGLQEKNKTIDYFSEKISICKEKREKQINCIENELKEVDESFKNLNEDLNSWFFSDIKFVKISDTHYKTQRQDSNGCWFDCKSELSEGEKTIISLIYFINSYLATSQDLEEYPILIIDDPITSLDNTNKDKIINYILDKIVKNKNIRSQIFILSHEKYILHKIDKELNRINFSKKKILNVSKHKFTSKIDTLNKISLDNEVREIYNKLKKYVDNPKLNIESDIMEFPRRLLEKIFSIVFEDNNDFTKCYDKFLERYKIDKLYTSADIQKLNHNKSDEDLSPEVLEKCKFVIKIFEKFTNPYKDI encoded by the coding sequence ATAGAAGAAAAAATAGCTAAACTGAAAATATTTGAAGATAGAAATGAAAAAGATAGAAATAATGTTAATATTCAAATTGATAATCTTAAAATAATCATAGCAAAAAGAACCAGAGAAGTTTTAGAAAAAATTAATCCTCAAGCTTATAAAACACCGCAAAGTTATACAAAAGCTTCTATTCAAAATGTACAATTTTATAATGCTCAATTATTAGATAGTAATGAATTTGATGAAATTAAAAAGCTCACTATTAATAATAAACCTAATGAAATAAATATATATAATTTTAATTTAATTGATAAAGTTTCTTTCAATATTTCAGAACTAAATAAAATATTGAAAGAAACCCCAGAAAACTATGCTATTGAAAAATTTAAAAATGATATTGAATTAGAAAATTTTGCAAGAACGGCATTAAAAATTAAAAATAACTCTCCTCAAGAGTATAATGATAAATGCCCTTTATGTGGTCAAAGCATAATACAAGTGAAACTTTGGGAAACTTTAGAAAAACATTTTAATAAAGAATATGATAATTTTGTAAAAAAATTAGAAGAATACGCAGATTTTTTTGAATCTGTCAAAAATGAAGTTAATAACTTTAAAAAATGGTTAAATGAAAATTTAATTAATTCAAAATTAATGCTTGAAAAAGGAATTAATATTGACGAATTAAGACAAGAATATATTAATTTAACAGAAACATTTAATATTTATTTAGATAATACTATTATAAATACTATACAAGAAAAAATTAAATCTCCAAATAGAGATGATATTGATATTGAATTGAATCATGATTTTAATCGTTCTATAGAAATACTACAATCAAATAAAATTAAAGATATTATAGATTACCATAATAAGCAACAATCAGAATATAAATCTATTATTGAAGAAAATATTATAAAAATTATAAATCATTTTATAGCTGAAAAAAAAGATAGTTTTTTAGGGCTTCAAGAAAAAAATAAAACAATAGATTATTTTAGCGAAAAAATATCAATATGTAAGGAAAAAAGGGAAAAACAAATAAATTGCATTGAAAATGAATTAAAAGAAGTTGACGAAAGTTTCAAGAATTTAAATGAAGATTTAAATAGTTGGTTTTTTAGCGATATTAAATTTGTAAAAATTTCAGATACTCATTATAAAACACAAAGACAAGATAGTAATGGCTGTTGGTTTGATTGTAAAAGTGAATTAAGCGAGGGCGAGAAAACAATTATATCTTTAATTTATTTTATAAATTCTTATTTAGCTACCTCGCAAGATTTAGAGGAATACCCTATACTAATTATAGACGACCCAATTACAAGTTTAGATAATACAAATAAAGATAAAATTATAAATTATATTTTAGATAAAATTGTTAAAAATAAAAATATAAGAAGTCAAATTTTTATTTTATCACATGAAAAATATATATTGCATAAAATAGATAAAGAATTAAATAGAATAAATTTTTCAAAAAAGAAAATATTAAATGTGAGCAAACATAAATTTACTTCTAAAATAGATACTTTAAATAAAATTTCACTTGATAATGAAGTAAGAGAAATTTATAATAAACTAAAAAAATATGTAGATAACCCAAAATTAAATATTGAAAGTGATATAATGGAATTTCCAAGAAGACTTTTGGAAAAAATATTCTCAATAGTTTTTGAAGATAACAATGATTTTACAAAATGTTATGACAAATTTCTTGAACGATATAAAATTGACAAATTATATACTTCTGCAGATATACAAAAGTTAAATCATAATAAAAGTGATGAAGATTTATCACCTGAAGTATTAGAAAAATGTAAATTTGTAATAAAAATATTTGAAAAGTTTACAAATCCATATAAAGATATTTAA